The genome window GGAGAGCTGGTAGGTATTATCGGTCCAAATGGTGCGGGCAAAAGTACCACGATCAAAACACTGCTTGGTCTGCTGGAACATGCAAACTATGAAGTGACGATTGGGGGAGATGGTCGCTATGCCTATATCCCGGAGCAACCGGTTTTTTACGAATATATGACCCTATGGGAACATCTTGATCTGGCCGCAGCAGCGTATGAAATGGAAGAAGAGGTCTTTGTCGCCAGAGCGGAGGAGCTATTGGTTCGCTTCGGCATGGACCACGTTCGGAATGATCTTCCAGCCAGTTTTTCGAAGGGCATGCGGCAGAAAATGATGCTGATGATCGGTTTTCTGTCTTCGCCGGATATCTATATCGTGGACGAGCCGTTCATCGGATTGGACCCCCGTGCAACCAAGGATTTTCTGAAATTACTTGATGATGAACGCCGCCGTGGTGCGGGTGTGCTCATGTCTACGCATGTGTTGGATACCGCTGAACGAATCTGCGACCGATTTATTCTGATTGCTTCTGGCAGATCTGCTGCCGAGGGTACATTGGATGAGATCCGTGAAGTGGCAGGACTGCCGGGAGCCTCTTTGTTCGACTGTTTTGATATACTGACGACTTAGATAGAGAGGGTGAGAGAGGATGGAAACTTCCCGGCGTTATACACCACTTCGTTTATACAAGCGAAGACGCAAAGAGCATTTCAGGGAGCAGATGAAAAACCTCAGACTCGTCGTGGATTGGACGGTGTGGGTATACCTGCTTGTTCCGGGTCTGCTCTATCTGATTGGGTGGTACATGAGTTTATGGACCAAAATGCTGCCTGCATGGGCAACAGGATTACCACTTCCCGTACTGACCGGGCTAATTGACGTGGTCATGCTTACCGGGGGTGTGCTGATATTTGTGGAGGAAGCGGATGTATTGTTTTTGAAATCAAGGTCGTTGTGGATGCGCACCCTAATGAGGCAAGGGCTCTACCGGTCCTGTCTGCAACATCTGGGCAAGATGATCTTGGTTACAGCACTAGCTGCTCCTCTGTGGTCCCGTGTCTATGAGATGTCGAATCTCCAGATTGCACTTATGGCTGTCTGGTTCGGCGCAGTAGCTTCATTTCAAGCCATAACACTACATATCACGAAGGTTCGATATACGGGTTGGCGACGCTGGATTCGGATGGTCCCTCTCGTGATTGGCATAGGTTATATGACCATCCATGCGACATCATGGATACATGAACAGACGTGGAAGATTATCTTTGGCATCGTGCTTATCATGCTTC of Paenibacillus sp. FSL R5-0517 contains these proteins:
- a CDS encoding ABC transporter ATP-binding protein yields the protein MKIEHGGTVTQESILDVHITEAGYEPGQSTIRNIRMNVARGELVGIIGPNGAGKSTTIKTLLGLLEHANYEVTIGGDGRYAYIPEQPVFYEYMTLWEHLDLAAAAYEMEEEVFVARAEELLVRFGMDHVRNDLPASFSKGMRQKMMLMIGFLSSPDIYIVDEPFIGLDPRATKDFLKLLDDERRRGAGVLMSTHVLDTAERICDRFILIASGRSAAEGTLDEIREVAGLPGASLFDCFDILTT
- a CDS encoding ABC transporter permease, whose translation is METSRRYTPLRLYKRRRKEHFREQMKNLRLVVDWTVWVYLLVPGLLYLIGWYMSLWTKMLPAWATGLPLPVLTGLIDVVMLTGGVLIFVEEADVLFLKSRSLWMRTLMRQGLYRSCLQHLGKMILVTALAAPLWSRVYEMSNLQIALMAVWFGAVASFQAITLHITKVRYTGWRRWIRMVPLVIGIGYMTIHATSWIHEQTWKIIFGIVLIMLLLITVGQMRLLMKGTFEGDVREDLRSRLQLTALMLSRAVSKPKAPRTRSIIFRKPRKLLRNRSIANRTAEIAFKAFFRNSATMKLYLQLGGLSIAAVALPPFPVNVIVCALLIIMLTVMFYRSWDVFATSDYVQLITYDSEALHRAGSMMVRMLFVPIGILMGFTLGLAWLGWIVGILTAAGAVAFGLCVLSIAGWVRLTRA